The following coding sequences are from one Sphaeramia orbicularis chromosome 11, fSphaOr1.1, whole genome shotgun sequence window:
- the LOC115428949 gene encoding zymogen granule membrane protein 16-like: MQYLILFVLLPACILAAQTGSYSFSPPVGSGSGSSYTLSGEGRVTAVRVWENYNSVINGIQIRQGVVWSPVGGYTYGYLLEFELREDEAIIQISGKHSHYLYSLIFTTNKGRSFYAGQPLGHSFNMYPEHPQAELLFVSGRYHGHLTAFAAHWGVIESNADNSTGH, translated from the exons ATGCAATACCTCATCCTCTTCGTTCTGCTCCCAGCATGCATCTTGGCTG CCCAGACAGGGTCCTACTCCTTCTCCCCACCAGTGGGCTCAGGCAGTGGTTCTTCATATACTCTGAGTGGAGAGGGCCGGGTCACAGCCGTTCGAGTGTGGGAGAACTACAACTCTGTTATTAACGG CATCCAGATCCGCCAGGGCGTCGTCTGGTCCCCCGTTGGTGGTTACACGTATGGTTACCTCCTCGAGTTTGAGCTGCGTGAAGACGAAGCCATCATCCAGATTTCCGGGAAACACTCTCACTACTTATATTCTCTTATTTTCACCACGAACAAAGGCCGTTCGTTTTATGCAGGTCAGCCCTTGGGCCACTCTTTCAACATGTACCCTGAGCATCCACAGGCTGAGCTGCTGTTCGTCAGTGGACGCTATCATGGACACTTGACCGCCTTCGCAGCGCACTGGGGCGTCATTGAGTCAAATGCAGACAACAGCACCGGCCACTAA